Proteins found in one Plasmodium malariae genome assembly, chromosome: 13 genomic segment:
- the PmUG01_13031400 gene encoding conserved protein, unknown function, with product MEQNEDSEEESEEAAAGTTTDVQCVRGEAIMDTCAQGKENDGSLLGKLNCINIEKDHVIDIESKIKKILENCENCKKYKKYQNYENSGKAEERGGKAEKTENIFEKENSNNLCTYEGISKNDFSLPIFFPSSKDDNNKNCNACNYCEDVCFSMICKKCKIKRKSLYRKYKKYKKHNLRICQNEMKLAMQLKKKAREILLSIRHQKMEEQMSKGDGGEGKERVDKTLTKGSKKTYHSTPQGNDKNYKHLILSTEEENTNNNINTKDDKYNALNALISRSKSTTNSEGENEKNFFTYYNYIKYKEYFTECEIKRHCQVNDCWVVANQNVYDVTTILNHHPGGNNCILNKAGRDVSVDYFYHSKYAQKKFWEPLKIGKVITCTKEIAEEKKKKKSLNSVIKNKCSLM from the coding sequence ATGGAACAGAATGAAGATTCTGAGGAGGAAAGTGAAGAAGCAGCAGCAGGAACGACAACAGACGTACAATGTGTAAGGGGTGAAGCAATCATGGATACGTGTGCGCAgggaaaagaaaatgatGGAAGTTTATTAGGAAAATTAAATTGCATAAACATAGAAAAAGACCATGTAATAGATATagaaagtaaaataaaaaaaatattggaaaattgtgaaaattgtaaaaaatataaaaaatatcaaaattatgaaaattctGGAAAAGCTGAAGAACGAGGGGGAAAGGCAGAAAAGACGGAAAACATATTCGAAAAGGAAAATAGTAACAACTTATGTACATACGAAGGCATAagtaaaaatgatttttcaCTCCCCATTTTTTTCCCTTCAAGTAAAGatgataataacaaaaacTGTAATGCATGTAACTATTGTGAGGATGTATGTTTTTCTATGATATGTAAAAagtgcaaaataaaaagaaaaagtttatacagaaagtataaaaaatataaaaaacacaATTTAAGAATTTGtcaaaatgaaatgaaattaGCTATgcaattgaaaaaaaaggctCGTGAAATCTTACTGTCCATTCGTCATCAGAAAATGGAAGAACAAATGAGCAAAGGGGATGGGGGAGAAGGTAAAGAAAGAGTTGATAAGACATTAACAAAAGGTagtaaaaaaacatatcACTCAACTCCCCAAggtaatgataaaaattacaagcatttaattttaagcacagaagaagaaaacacaaataataatatcaacACTAAGGACGATAAATATAATGCACTAAATGCTCTTATCAGTAGAAGTAAGAGTACAACAAATTCGGAAggtgaaaatgaaaaaaatttttttacatattataactacataaaatataaagaatattttacaGAATGTGAAATAAAAAGGCATTGTCAAGTAAATGATTGTTGGGTTGTTGCAAATCAAAACGTTTATGACGTAACAACAATTCTAAATCATCACCCAGGTGGtaataattgtattttaaataaagcaGGTCGTGATGTTTCAGTTGATTATTTCTATCATTCAAAATATGCTCAAAAGAAATTTTGGGAACCattaaaaataggaaaagtTATAACATGTACAAAAGAAATTGctgaggaaaaaaaaaaaaaaaaaagcctcAATTCtgtcataaaaaataagtgtTCCTTGATGtag
- the PmUG01_13031500 gene encoding peptide chain release factor 1, putative, producing MQLYMCKNCEWKIYYADIFKRNVFHLFIKKEENEFFENKNLIRIEFRPGVGGEEALSWSRDLLKTYKTFAEKYNCTVKKDISESLVVSSNDNININKCGKEINISLFDLFKNEGGVHQVKRIPKNESKAKIHSSTATIAIFLHKHNESKNKINSKDMKVTTFRSSKPGGQNVNKIESGVRILHKPTGIQSECQEERTQELNKRIAMKRLILKIQEQKIKDSINLLQNERSKLVKESNRSNRIRTYNFFRGYITDHVTKRKLELMYFERARLEYLLNI from the exons ATGCAGCtttatatgtgtaaaaaCTGCGAATGGAAGATTTACTATGCA gatatttttaaaaggaatGTCTTTcacttatttataaaaaaagaagagaatgAGTTTTTTGAGAACAAGAATCTTATACGCATTGAGTTTCGACCCGGAGTGGGGGGAGAAGAAGCCTTGTCGTGGTCAAGGGATTTGTTAAAA ACATATAAAACTTTTGCAGAAAAGTACAACTGCACAGTTAAAAAA GACATTAGCGAATCTTTAGTGGTTAGTTCAAAtgataacataaatataaataaatgcgGAAAGGAAATTAATATAAGCCTGTTCGATCTTTTCAAAAATGAAGGAGGAGTTCACCAAGTTAAGAGGATACCGAAAAATGAGTCAAAG gcTAAAATTCACTCGTCAACTGCTACaattgcaatttttttacacAAACATAATGAAAGCAAGAACAAAATTAATTCGAAAGATATGAAAGTTACTACATTCAGGTCGAGTAAACCAGGGGGACAAAATGTCAACAAG ATTGAATCAGGTGTCCGAATTTTGCATAAGCCTACCGGGATACAATCTGAATGCCAAGAGGAAAG GACCCAAGAGTTAAACAAAAGAATTGCCATGAAAAGATTAATTCTTAAAATACAAGAACAGAAAATTAAGGATAGCATAAATTTGCTTCAAAATGAAAGATCTAAAttg GTAAAAGAAAGCAATAGAAGCAACAGAATAAGAACATACAACTTTTTCAGAGGGTATATAACGGATCATGTAACAAAAAGAAAGTTGGAGTTAATGTACTTTGAAAGGGCTAGACTGGAATATTtgttgaatatataa